Proteins encoded together in one Mycobacterium simiae window:
- a CDS encoding heterodisulfide reductase-related iron-sulfur binding cluster, translating to MTTQTLIRLVLGLGLTAVVVSLALKRVWWLYRLVMAGQPASGRTDNVGSRIWAQVSEVFGQRKLLKWSIPGLAHFFTMWGFFILITVYIEAYGTLFQPNFHIPIVGRWNALGFLQDFIALAVLAGITTFTIIRLRSEPKEYGRSSRFYGSHTGGAWLILFMIFLVIFSYAIFRGAAVNTGNFPYGHGAFFSHAMGALMHPLGPTVNEWVETFALLAHIAVALIFLLIVLHSKHLHIFLAPINVTFKRLPDGLGPLLPMESGGKPINFEDPGEDDVFGRGKIEDFTWKANLDFATCTECGRCQSQCPAWNTGKPLSPKLVIMDLRDHWMAKAPYILGEKETPLESTPEGGLGEELRGEKHAEEHHVPESGFGRVLGSGPEQATRPLVGTAEQRGVIDPDVLWSCVTCGACVEQCPVDIEHVDHIVDMRRYQVMMESEFPSELSVLFKNLETKGNPWGQNASDRTNWIDEVDFDVPVYGEDVDSFDGFEYLFWVGCAGAYDDKAKKTTKAVAELLAIAGVKYLVLGTGESCNGDSARRSGNEFLFQQLAQQAVETLDGVFEGVETVDRKIVVTCPHCFNTLGKEYRQLGANYTVLHHTQLLNRLVRDQKLVPVTPVSQDITYHDPCYLGRHNKVYEAPRELIGFAGANLTEMPRHAERSFCCGAGGARMWMEEHIGKRINHERVDEALATNAATIATGCPFCRVMVTDGVNDRQEEAGRSGVEVLDVAQILLGSLEYDKATLPEKGAAAKVAQQRAAKAEPTPPKATAPTEAVTEAPAEAPAEAPAETVEPAAAEPEKPAAKVAPAPAKGLGIAGGAKKPGAKKAPAASATTTSTTATSEAAAEAKAAPAKGLGLAAGAKRPGAKKAAAAPAAAAPATEAKAESAPAAAPKAAEADEAPKAQAAPVKGLGIAAGARRPGAKKASAADAKASTETEPKTEAPAPAEQPAEAKPKPATEAADDAAPAAPVKGLGIARGARPPGKR from the coding sequence GTGACCACACAGACGCTCATCAGACTGGTGCTAGGCCTGGGCTTGACCGCGGTTGTGGTGTCGTTGGCACTCAAACGCGTCTGGTGGCTGTATCGGCTGGTCATGGCCGGCCAGCCCGCGAGCGGCCGTACTGACAACGTCGGTTCGCGCATCTGGGCGCAGGTCTCCGAGGTGTTCGGTCAGCGCAAGCTGCTCAAATGGTCGATCCCCGGCCTAGCCCACTTCTTCACCATGTGGGGATTCTTCATCCTCATCACGGTCTACATCGAGGCGTACGGCACGCTGTTCCAGCCCAACTTCCACATCCCGATCGTCGGCCGCTGGAACGCGCTGGGTTTCTTGCAGGACTTCATCGCTTTGGCGGTGCTGGCGGGCATCACCACGTTCACCATCATCCGGTTGCGCAGTGAGCCAAAGGAGTACGGTCGTTCGTCGCGCTTCTACGGCTCCCACACCGGCGGCGCTTGGCTGATCCTGTTCATGATCTTCCTGGTCATCTTCAGCTACGCGATTTTCCGCGGCGCCGCGGTCAACACCGGCAACTTCCCGTACGGCCACGGGGCGTTCTTCTCCCACGCGATGGGCGCGCTGATGCATCCGCTGGGGCCGACGGTCAACGAGTGGGTGGAGACCTTCGCGCTGCTCGCCCACATCGCGGTGGCGCTGATCTTCCTGCTGATCGTGCTGCACTCCAAGCACCTGCACATCTTCCTGGCGCCGATCAACGTCACCTTCAAGCGTCTGCCCGACGGCCTCGGCCCGCTGCTTCCGATGGAGTCCGGCGGCAAGCCGATCAACTTCGAGGATCCCGGCGAGGACGACGTGTTCGGGCGCGGCAAGATCGAGGACTTCACCTGGAAGGCCAACCTCGACTTCGCCACCTGTACCGAGTGCGGACGCTGCCAGTCGCAGTGCCCGGCCTGGAACACCGGCAAGCCCCTGTCGCCCAAGCTCGTCATCATGGACCTGCGCGACCACTGGATGGCCAAGGCGCCCTACATTCTTGGGGAAAAGGAGACGCCTCTCGAGTCCACGCCGGAGGGCGGACTCGGCGAAGAACTGCGCGGTGAGAAGCACGCCGAAGAACACCACGTCCCCGAATCCGGCTTCGGCCGCGTGCTGGGCTCCGGCCCGGAGCAGGCCACCCGACCGCTGGTCGGCACCGCCGAGCAGCGCGGCGTGATCGACCCCGACGTGCTGTGGTCGTGCGTGACGTGCGGCGCCTGCGTCGAGCAGTGCCCGGTCGACATCGAGCATGTCGATCACATCGTCGACATGCGCCGCTACCAGGTGATGATGGAGTCGGAGTTCCCCTCGGAGCTCTCGGTGTTGTTCAAAAACCTTGAGACCAAAGGCAATCCGTGGGGCCAGAACGCCAGCGACCGGACCAACTGGATCGACGAGGTCGATTTCGACGTCCCGGTCTACGGCGAAGACGTCGACAGCTTCGACGGCTTCGAGTACCTGTTCTGGGTCGGCTGCGCCGGCGCCTATGACGACAAGGCCAAAAAGACCACCAAGGCCGTCGCCGAGCTGCTGGCCATCGCCGGGGTCAAGTATCTGGTGCTCGGCACCGGGGAGAGCTGCAACGGCGACTCGGCCCGCCGCTCCGGCAACGAGTTCCTGTTCCAGCAGCTGGCCCAGCAGGCCGTCGAGACCTTGGATGGCGTGTTTGAGGGCGTCGAGACCGTCGACCGCAAGATCGTGGTCACCTGCCCGCACTGCTTCAACACCCTCGGCAAGGAGTACCGCCAACTGGGCGCCAACTACACCGTGTTGCACCACACCCAGCTGCTCAACCGGTTGGTGCGGGACCAGAAGCTGGTGCCGGTCACGCCCGTCTCCCAGGACATCACCTACCACGACCCGTGCTACCTGGGCCGGCACAACAAGGTGTACGAGGCGCCGCGCGAGCTGATCGGCTTCGCGGGGGCCAACCTCACCGAGATGCCACGGCACGCCGAGCGCAGCTTCTGCTGCGGGGCCGGCGGTGCACGCATGTGGATGGAAGAACACATCGGCAAGCGCATCAACCACGAACGCGTCGACGAGGCGCTGGCCACCAACGCCGCGACAATCGCGACCGGCTGCCCGTTCTGCCGAGTGATGGTCACCGACGGGGTCAACGACCGGCAGGAAGAGGCCGGCCGCAGCGGGGTGGAAGTGCTCGACGTCGCCCAGATCTTGCTGGGATCGCTCGAGTACGACAAGGCGACGCTGCCGGAAAAGGGTGCCGCCGCAAAGGTGGCGCAGCAACGGGCCGCGAAAGCCGAACCGACGCCGCCGAAGGCCACTGCCCCCACGGAAGCTGTCACGGAAGCGCCGGCGGAAGCGCCCGCCGAGGCCCCAGCTGAGACCGTCGAGCCGGCGGCCGCGGAGCCGGAGAAACCCGCCGCCAAGGTGGCCCCGGCCCCCGCGAAGGGGCTGGGCATCGCCGGCGGCGCCAAGAAGCCGGGCGCCAAGAAAGCGCCCGCCGCCTCGGCAACGACGACCTCGACAACAGCCACCTCGGAAGCTGCCGCGGAGGCCAAGGCTGCGCCGGCCAAGGGCCTGGGGCTGGCCGCCGGCGCCAAGCGGCCCGGCGCCAAGAAAGCCGCGGCGGCTCCGGCTGCCGCGGCACCGGCCACCGAGGCCAAGGCGGAGAGCGCCCCAGCCGCCGCACCCAAGGCTGCCGAGGCTGATGAAGCGCCCAAGGCGCAGGCCGCACCCGTCAAGGGGTTGGGCATCGCCGCCGGTGCCAGGCGCCCTGGCGCGAAGAAGGCGAGCGCCGCTGACGCGAAGGCCAGCACCGAAACCGAGCCCAAGACCGAGGCGCCCGCACCCGCCGAGCAGCCGGCGGAGGCCAAGCCGAAACCGGCCACCGAAGCCGCCGACGACGCCGCACCGGCAGCACCCGTCAAGGGGCTCGGCATTGCCCGCGGCGCTCGTCCACCGGGTAAGCGCTGA
- a CDS encoding YibE/F family protein produces the protein MTHSHSHNLSSGPSPFGPLPAKIVVGLLVVIGIAVLAGAALLWPSHQHVDIPMPYQNATGGAVSTQRAHVLSSGLGDCGSPSANQVLTTAPQPAVPGSGRCVETLVAIDSGPNAGATTLLESSPGPGQPQFAAGDHIRVVRQVDDQGATSYAFYDFERGWSLVGLALAFAVVIVAVARWRGLLALVGIVVAFLVLVTFLLPALRDGAPAVPVALVASATILYVVIYLAHGVSLRTSAALLGTLSSLLLAAGLSWAAIELAHLTGLSDEQNSAVSAYLGSVSISGLLLAGFIIGSLGVLNDVTVTQASTVFELAHLGGDTSRRAIFLSAIRVGRDHIASTVYTLVLAYAGSSLPLLLLFSVANRSLSDVLISENVAIELVRSAVGGIALALSVPLTTGIAAVLARPEGVSPAPSAPADNHRIRT, from the coding sequence GTGACTCACTCGCACTCGCACAATCTGTCGTCAGGTCCCTCTCCGTTCGGGCCGCTGCCCGCGAAGATCGTCGTCGGCTTGTTGGTGGTGATCGGGATAGCCGTGCTCGCTGGCGCGGCGCTGCTGTGGCCCAGCCACCAGCATGTCGACATCCCGATGCCATATCAGAATGCGACCGGCGGGGCGGTGAGCACGCAACGGGCACACGTGCTCTCCAGCGGGCTGGGGGACTGCGGCAGCCCGTCGGCCAATCAGGTCCTCACCACGGCGCCGCAACCGGCAGTGCCGGGCAGCGGGCGATGTGTCGAGACGCTGGTCGCGATCGATTCGGGACCGAATGCGGGCGCGACGACGCTGCTGGAGTCCTCCCCAGGTCCGGGTCAGCCGCAATTCGCGGCCGGCGACCACATCCGCGTCGTCCGCCAGGTCGACGACCAGGGCGCCACCAGCTACGCGTTCTACGACTTCGAGCGGGGCTGGTCGCTGGTCGGGCTGGCGCTGGCCTTCGCGGTGGTCATCGTGGCCGTCGCACGGTGGCGCGGGCTGCTGGCGCTGGTAGGCATCGTGGTCGCGTTTCTGGTGCTGGTGACGTTCCTGCTACCCGCTTTGCGCGACGGGGCACCCGCGGTCCCGGTGGCCCTGGTGGCGTCGGCAACGATCCTCTATGTCGTCATCTATCTGGCGCACGGGGTCAGCCTGCGCACCAGCGCCGCCCTGCTGGGCACCTTGTCGTCGTTGCTCTTGGCTGCCGGATTATCTTGGGCGGCAATTGAATTGGCGCATCTGACTGGGTTGTCGGATGAGCAGAACTCGGCGGTCAGCGCGTATCTGGGCAGTGTGTCCATCAGCGGACTGTTGCTCGCCGGATTCATCATCGGATCGCTGGGTGTCCTCAACGACGTGACCGTGACGCAGGCGTCGACGGTCTTCGAGCTCGCCCACCTCGGTGGCGACACGTCGCGGCGGGCGATCTTCCTGAGCGCCATCCGGGTGGGGCGCGATCACATCGCCAGCACGGTGTACACGCTGGTGCTGGCCTACGCCGGCAGCTCGCTGCCGTTGCTGTTGTTGTTCAGCGTCGCGAACCGGTCGCTGAGCGATGTGCTGATCAGCGAGAACGTGGCCATCGAGCTGGTGCGCTCGGCGGTCGGCGGAATTGCGCTGGCGCTATCGGTTCCGCTGACGACGGGGATCGCGGCGGTGCTGGCCAGGCCGGAGGGCGTCAGCCCCGCTCCATCAGCTCCAGCAGATAACCACCGTATCCGGACTTGA
- a CDS encoding UDP-glucose dehydrogenase family protein, with product MRCTVFGTGYLGATHAVGMAQLGHEVIGVDVDPGKIAKLAAGDIPFYEPGLRELLTENLAAGRLHFTTDYHAAADFADVHFLGVGTPQKKGEYGADLSHVHAVIDTLVPCLTRPAVLVGKSTVPVGTAAELSQRAAALAPAGVDVEVAWNPEFLREGRAVADTLEPDRIVLGIQPDSVRSEAVVRELYAQLLGAGVPFLVTDLQTAELVKVSANAFLATKISFINAVSEVCEAAGADVTVLADALGYDSRIGRKFLNAGLGFGGGCLPKDIRAFMARAGELGANQALTFLREVDSINMRRRTKMVELATTACGGSLLGANIAVLGAAFKPESDDVRDSPALNVAGQLQLNGAAVNVYDPKALENARRLFPTLNYAVSVTDACDGADAVLVLTEWPEFTSLDPDDLADAVRARVVVDGRNCLDAARWSQAGWRVFRLGARRP from the coding sequence ATGCGATGCACCGTCTTCGGCACGGGATACCTGGGTGCCACGCACGCAGTCGGGATGGCGCAGCTCGGACACGAAGTCATCGGCGTCGACGTCGACCCCGGAAAAATCGCCAAGCTCGCCGCGGGGGACATTCCCTTTTATGAGCCCGGGCTGCGAGAACTGCTGACCGAAAACCTGGCGGCAGGGCGGCTGCATTTCACCACCGACTACCACGCGGCGGCCGACTTCGCCGACGTGCATTTCCTGGGTGTCGGCACCCCGCAGAAGAAGGGTGAATACGGCGCCGACCTTTCCCATGTGCACGCCGTCATCGACACCCTGGTGCCGTGCCTGACCAGGCCGGCAGTGCTCGTCGGAAAGTCGACGGTGCCGGTGGGCACAGCCGCGGAGCTGAGTCAACGCGCCGCCGCACTGGCGCCGGCGGGCGTGGACGTCGAGGTGGCATGGAACCCTGAGTTCCTCCGCGAAGGGCGCGCGGTCGCCGACACCCTGGAACCGGACCGCATCGTACTTGGCATCCAACCGGATTCGGTGCGCTCGGAGGCCGTCGTCCGCGAGCTGTATGCCCAGCTCCTCGGCGCCGGCGTGCCGTTTCTGGTCACCGATCTGCAGACAGCGGAATTGGTCAAGGTATCGGCCAACGCCTTTCTGGCAACCAAGATCTCATTCATCAACGCGGTTTCCGAGGTATGCGAGGCCGCGGGTGCCGACGTCACGGTGCTGGCCGACGCGCTGGGCTACGACTCGCGGATCGGGCGCAAATTCCTCAATGCCGGACTGGGCTTCGGCGGCGGCTGCCTGCCCAAGGACATCCGGGCGTTCATGGCTCGGGCGGGTGAACTCGGGGCCAATCAGGCGCTGACGTTTCTGCGCGAAGTGGACAGCATCAATATGCGCAGGCGCACCAAAATGGTCGAGCTGGCCACCACGGCGTGCGGCGGCTCCCTGCTGGGCGCCAACATCGCCGTGCTCGGCGCGGCCTTCAAACCCGAGTCCGACGACGTGCGCGACTCACCCGCGCTCAACGTGGCGGGCCAGCTGCAACTCAACGGCGCCGCGGTCAACGTCTACGACCCGAAAGCCCTGGAAAACGCGCGCCGTCTGTTCCCGACGCTGAATTACGCGGTCTCGGTGACCGATGCGTGCGACGGCGCGGACGCGGTGCTGGTCCTGACCGAGTGGCCGGAGTTCACCAGCCTCGACCCAGACGACCTTGCCGACGCGGTTCGGGCCCGGGTCGTCGTCGACGGCCGGAACTGCCTGGACGCGGCGCGCTGGAGTCAGGCGGGCTGGCGGGTGTTCCGGCTCGGCGCCCGGCGGCCCTAA
- a CDS encoding nuclear transport factor 2 family protein, protein MTTSEIATVLAWHDALNAGDTETLATLSSDDIDLADAHGAQQGHEALRSWANAQRASTELGRMYVHDGIVVAELKIGGADDPRADSANALAFRVVHDRVTSVFRHQDLASALAATELTEDDLVT, encoded by the coding sequence ATGACCACTTCGGAGATCGCCACCGTGCTGGCGTGGCACGACGCGCTCAATGCCGGTGACACCGAGACCCTGGCAACCCTATCCAGCGACGACATCGACCTGGCCGACGCGCACGGTGCCCAACAAGGTCACGAGGCGCTGCGCAGTTGGGCCAACGCCCAGCGCGCCAGCACAGAGCTCGGGCGGATGTATGTGCACGACGGCATCGTCGTCGCCGAGCTAAAGATCGGTGGTGCCGACGACCCCCGCGCGGACTCCGCCAACGCGCTGGCGTTCCGGGTGGTCCACGATCGCGTCACCTCGGTTTTCCGTCACCAGGACCTGGCGTCGGCGCTGGCGGCTACCGAACTGACCGAGGACGACCTCGTCACCTAA
- a CDS encoding DUF7159 family protein, with translation MDTVLGVSMAPTAVRMVLVEGENGDGATVDEDNFDVASDDDAATTTAANQVVSAILGTQEGAAQGGYQLTSTGVTWTDPTEAAALRDALAAHKVENVMLVSAFLAAAALAQAVGNQTNYAQTALLFIEPDTATLALVDTADGSIADVHRQALPDDDDAAVAQLATMVSEAEALETRPGAVFVVGSGVDIPLIKPALEAATTLPVAMPEEPDTALARGAALASAHAPLFSSSTAAQAYAQDPGTGAIDPFAVAPGYFDTPDSGEGALAYSAVPDDYPDAYTGEHAAATTLTEYRDRRSFGLVGSIVAAIFIVGVAALVVSLAVAIRPTSGVKPAPSQNIVAPATPAPAAPAPAAPAPEAAPIPAPAPAPQAPAPEPQAPAPEPQAPVAAPVPEAPAPVPEAPAPIPEAPAPVPVPAAPPPAPVAPIPVPIPLPIPPVIGIPGGPIGPGPGGGNPGRGLIPGDPGRGGDGIPGGGHGGGFPGGGGFPGGGGFPGGGHGGGFPGGGGHGGFGGGHGGFGRR, from the coding sequence TTGGACACCGTATTGGGTGTGTCGATGGCGCCGACGGCAGTCCGGATGGTGCTGGTCGAAGGTGAAAACGGAGACGGCGCCACTGTCGACGAAGACAACTTCGACGTCGCTTCGGACGACGATGCCGCAACGACCACCGCCGCTAATCAAGTAGTCTCCGCGATCCTGGGGACACAGGAAGGCGCGGCCCAAGGTGGCTACCAGCTGACGTCGACCGGCGTCACCTGGACCGACCCCACCGAAGCGGCCGCGCTGCGTGACGCGCTGGCCGCCCACAAGGTCGAGAACGTCATGCTGGTCTCGGCCTTTTTGGCTGCGGCCGCTCTTGCCCAGGCGGTCGGCAACCAGACCAATTACGCGCAGACCGCGCTGCTGTTCATCGAGCCCGACACCGCGACGCTCGCGCTCGTCGACACCGCCGACGGGTCGATCGCCGACGTACACCGCCAGGCCCTGCCCGACGACGACGACGCGGCTGTCGCCCAGCTGGCGACGATGGTCTCGGAGGCCGAGGCGCTCGAAACGCGCCCGGGCGCGGTGTTCGTCGTCGGCTCCGGTGTCGACATCCCGCTGATCAAGCCGGCCCTGGAGGCCGCGACTACGCTTCCGGTCGCAATGCCCGAGGAGCCGGACACCGCGCTGGCCCGCGGAGCGGCGCTGGCGTCGGCGCACGCGCCACTGTTCTCGTCATCCACTGCGGCGCAGGCCTACGCCCAAGACCCGGGCACCGGCGCGATTGACCCGTTCGCCGTTGCCCCCGGCTACTTCGACACCCCAGATTCCGGCGAGGGAGCACTGGCCTACAGCGCCGTTCCCGACGACTACCCCGACGCCTACACCGGCGAGCACGCCGCAGCCACCACGCTGACCGAGTATCGCGACCGCAGGTCGTTCGGACTGGTCGGTAGCATCGTGGCGGCGATCTTCATCGTGGGGGTTGCGGCCCTCGTGGTGTCGCTGGCGGTCGCAATCCGGCCGACGTCGGGTGTGAAACCGGCTCCGAGCCAGAACATCGTCGCCCCGGCCACACCCGCGCCCGCGGCTCCGGCCCCCGCGGCCCCCGCACCCGAGGCGGCCCCCATTCCGGCACCTGCCCCGGCGCCGCAGGCTCCGGCGCCCGAACCGCAGGCTCCGGCGCCCGAACCGCAGGCGCCCGTTGCCGCTCCGGTGCCCGAGGCTCCCGCGCCCGTCCCGGAAGCGCCGGCCCCGATACCCGAGGCGCCCGCACCGGTCCCGGTGCCGGCGGCACCGCCTCCCGCTCCCGTGGCGCCGATCCCGGTTCCCATCCCGCTGCCGATCCCTCCGGTGATCGGCATCCCCGGTGGGCCGATCGGCCCTGGGCCGGGCGGCGGCAACCCCGGTCGTGGCCTGATCCCCGGCGACCCGGGGCGTGGCGGCGACGGTATCCCCGGCGGCGGTCACGGTGGCGGGTTCCCCGGCGGTGGCGGCTTCCCCGGCGGTGGCGGCTTCCCCGGCGGCGGCCATGGTGGCGGCTTCCCGGGTGGCGGTGGTCACGGTGGTTTCGGCGGCGGTCACGGCGGATTCGGCCGCCGGTAG
- a CDS encoding pyridoxal phosphate-dependent aminotransferase: MDDGGTMGDVTIHQVPVHSASGHHRQRTFAQSSKLQDVLYEIRGPVHQHAARLEAEGHRILKLNIGNPAPFGFEAPDVIMRDMIQALPYAQGYSDSKGILPARRAVVTRYELVDDFPRFDVDDVFLGNGVSELITMTLQALLDNGDQVLIPSPDYPLWTASTSLAGGTPVHYLCDETQGWQPDIADLESKITERTKALVVINPNNPTGAVYSREVLTQLVELARKHQLLLLADEIYDKILYGDAKHISLATLAHDVLCLTFNGLSKAYRVAGYRAGWLAITGPKDHASSFIEGISLLANMRLCPNVPAQHAIQVALGGYQSIEDLVLPGGRLLEQRDVAWTKLNEIPGVSCVKPDGALYAFPRLDPEVYDIADDEQLVLDLLLQEKILVTQGTGFNWPAPDHLRIVTLPWARDLSAAIDRLGNFLSSYRQ; the protein is encoded by the coding sequence GTGGACGACGGTGGCACCATGGGTGACGTGACCATTCACCAGGTGCCCGTACACAGTGCGTCGGGCCACCACCGGCAGCGCACCTTCGCGCAGTCGTCCAAACTGCAGGACGTCCTGTATGAAATCCGCGGCCCGGTGCATCAGCACGCGGCGCGGCTGGAGGCTGAGGGCCACCGCATCCTCAAGCTCAACATCGGTAACCCTGCCCCGTTCGGTTTCGAGGCGCCGGACGTGATCATGCGGGACATGATTCAAGCGCTGCCCTACGCCCAGGGCTACTCGGATTCGAAGGGCATCCTGCCGGCCCGCCGCGCAGTGGTCACACGCTACGAATTGGTCGACGACTTCCCGCGCTTCGACGTCGACGACGTCTTCCTGGGTAACGGAGTATCCGAGCTGATCACGATGACCCTGCAGGCCCTGCTGGACAACGGTGATCAGGTGCTGATTCCCTCCCCGGACTACCCGCTGTGGACGGCCTCGACTTCGCTGGCCGGCGGCACGCCGGTGCACTACCTGTGTGACGAAACGCAGGGCTGGCAGCCCGATATCGCCGACCTGGAATCGAAGATCACCGAGCGCACCAAGGCGTTGGTGGTCATCAACCCGAACAACCCCACCGGCGCCGTCTACAGCCGGGAAGTCCTCACCCAGCTGGTCGAGCTGGCGCGCAAGCACCAGCTGCTGCTGCTCGCCGACGAAATCTACGACAAGATCCTCTACGGCGATGCCAAGCACATCAGCCTGGCCACCCTTGCCCACGATGTCTTGTGCCTGACCTTCAACGGTCTATCGAAGGCCTACCGGGTCGCCGGCTACCGCGCCGGCTGGTTGGCCATCACCGGTCCTAAAGACCACGCCAGCAGCTTCATTGAGGGAATCAGCCTGCTGGCCAACATGCGGCTGTGTCCCAACGTTCCCGCCCAGCACGCCATTCAGGTCGCGCTCGGCGGCTACCAGAGCATCGAGGACTTGGTGCTACCCGGCGGGCGACTGCTCGAGCAACGCGACGTCGCGTGGACAAAGCTCAACGAGATTCCCGGGGTGTCCTGCGTCAAACCCGACGGTGCGCTGTACGCGTTCCCGCGGTTGGATCCCGAGGTCTACGACATCGCCGACGACGAGCAGCTGGTGCTGGATCTGTTGCTGCAGGAGAAGATTCTGGTAACCCAGGGCACCGGCTTCAACTGGCCGGCGCCGGATCATCTGCGCATTGTGACGCTGCCTTGGGCGCGTGACCTGTCGGCGGCGATCGACCGGCTGGGCAACTTCCTGAGCAGCTACCGACAATAG
- the rfbA gene encoding glucose-1-phosphate thymidylyltransferase RfbA: protein MRGIILAGGSGTRLHPITMGISKQLLPVYDKPMIYYPLSTLMMAGICDILVITTPHDADGFKRLLGDGSQFGINLSYVQQERPDGLAQAFVLGAKHIGNDSAALVLGDNIFYGPGLGTNLSRFQKVSGGAIFAYWVANPSAYGVVEFGDDGMALSLEEKPETPKSKYAVPGLYFYDNEVVEIAKGLKKSERGEYEITEVNQIYLNRGRLSVEVLARGTAWLDTGTFDSLLDASDYIRTLERRQGLKVGVPEEIAWRQGWITDEQLATRANTMLKSGYGGYLLELMERG, encoded by the coding sequence ATGCGCGGAATCATTCTGGCCGGCGGCTCGGGCACGCGTCTGCATCCGATCACGATGGGCATCAGCAAGCAGTTGCTGCCGGTGTACGACAAACCGATGATCTACTACCCGCTGTCCACGCTGATGATGGCCGGAATCTGCGACATCTTGGTGATCACCACCCCGCATGACGCGGATGGCTTTAAGCGACTCCTCGGCGACGGCTCGCAATTCGGAATCAACCTCAGCTACGTCCAGCAAGAAAGACCCGACGGCCTTGCCCAGGCTTTTGTCTTGGGCGCCAAGCACATTGGCAACGACTCGGCGGCCTTGGTGTTGGGCGACAACATCTTTTACGGCCCGGGACTGGGTACCAATTTGAGTCGCTTCCAAAAGGTCAGCGGTGGCGCCATCTTCGCTTACTGGGTGGCCAACCCGTCGGCATACGGTGTCGTCGAATTCGGTGACGACGGGATGGCGCTGTCACTGGAGGAGAAACCTGAAACGCCAAAGTCGAAATACGCGGTTCCGGGCCTGTATTTCTACGACAACGAGGTCGTCGAGATCGCCAAGGGATTAAAGAAATCCGAGCGCGGCGAATACGAAATCACTGAGGTCAATCAGATCTACCTCAACCGCGGTCGGCTCTCGGTCGAGGTGCTGGCCCGCGGCACCGCCTGGCTGGACACCGGCACCTTCGACTCGTTGCTGGACGCCAGCGACTACATCCGCACCTTGGAGCGCCGGCAGGGCCTCAAGGTCGGGGTGCCTGAGGAAATCGCGTGGCGGCAGGGGTGGATCACTGACGAGCAGCTGGCCACCCGAGCCAACACCATGCTCAAGTCCGGATACGGTGGTTATCTGCTGGAGCTGATGGAGCGGGGCTGA
- a CDS encoding maleylpyruvate isomerase family mycothiol-dependent enzyme, producing the protein MDYAAAFLDENRAFAALFDGVDQSVPVLTCPGWSVNQLLRHVGRGDRWAAQIVRDRLDQPLDLRSVEGGKPPPDPADAISWLHGGAQLLVDAVELSGVETPVWTFLGERPANWWIRRRLHEAAVHRADAAFALGRDFVLQPDIAADGISEFLDRISVQAGANGTPLPLEDGRTLHLHATDPGLGETGEWTVRVSGGRITWAHEHGKGTLAVRGGATELLLAMTRRTSLAAIGIETFGDDAVWQHWVECTPL; encoded by the coding sequence GTGGATTACGCGGCAGCATTTCTAGACGAAAACCGTGCGTTTGCGGCACTTTTCGATGGTGTCGACCAGTCCGTCCCGGTGCTGACGTGCCCGGGCTGGAGTGTCAATCAACTGCTGCGGCATGTCGGCCGCGGCGATCGCTGGGCGGCGCAAATCGTGCGGGACCGTCTCGATCAGCCTCTCGATCTGCGCAGCGTCGAAGGGGGCAAACCGCCGCCGGACCCGGCCGACGCGATCTCCTGGCTGCACGGCGGGGCGCAGCTTCTCGTCGACGCCGTCGAACTGTCCGGCGTCGAGACACCGGTGTGGACGTTTCTGGGGGAGCGTCCGGCAAACTGGTGGATTCGCCGCCGGCTGCACGAAGCGGCGGTGCATCGCGCGGATGCGGCCTTCGCCCTGGGCCGCGACTTTGTCCTCCAACCCGACATCGCGGCCGATGGAATCTCGGAGTTCCTTGACCGCATCTCCGTCCAGGCCGGCGCCAACGGGACCCCGCTGCCGCTCGAGGATGGGCGCACCTTGCATTTGCATGCCACCGATCCCGGGCTCGGCGAAACGGGTGAATGGACGGTCCGTGTGTCGGGCGGGCGCATCACCTGGGCACACGAGCATGGCAAGGGCACGTTGGCCGTGCGCGGCGGCGCCACCGAGCTATTGCTCGCCATGACCCGGCGAACCTCGCTTGCCGCAATCGGCATCGAGACGTTCGGCGACGACGCCGTGTGGCAACACTGGGTGGAGTGCACGCCTCTCTGA